One window of the Salvia miltiorrhiza cultivar Shanhuang (shh) chromosome 6, IMPLAD_Smil_shh, whole genome shotgun sequence genome contains the following:
- the LOC130988895 gene encoding squamosa promoter-binding-like protein 17 isoform X2: MAHLSGGGGADSINGLKFGKKIYFEGVGSRIGGGEEEEAAPPRSPAKKGRTAVVQGGQPPRCQVEGCMVDLSDSKAYYCRHKVCGEHSKSPMVIVAGLEQRFCQQCSRFHQLPEFDQGKRSCRRRLAGHNERRRKPPPGPLLSSRYASLSPSVLTGGGLETDFSAYSTFGGRDPWPDSSKQRGLADQTTSTGNFQLPWQMSSQASPPNLLQGSTTRSSYAAAEDCFSGISDSTSALSLLSNEPWGSRSQALDLGVSSFLAAANGAAGVDPGTPVGRYSSCPSWDFKGDHSLHEMPPDMGLGQISHSHPTNTPYSMDLGLARPGDGRRHELEPSGGYDSSGHHMNWSL, encoded by the exons ATGGCCCATTTGTCAG gTGGTGGTGGGGCTGACTCGATCAATGGCTTGAAGTTTGGCAAGAAAATCTACTTTGAAGGTGTGGGTTCAAGAATTGGTGGtggggaggaggaggaggcggcgccgccgcgcTCTCCGGCCAAGAAGGGAAGGACTGCGGTGGTGCAGGGAGGGCAGCCGCCTCGATGCCAGGTGGAGGGGTGTATGGTAGATCTGAGTGATTCCAAGGCTTATTATTGTAGGCACAAAGTTTGTGGTGAGCACTCAAAGTCTCCAATGGTGATTGTTGCTGGCCTTGAGCAAAGGTTTTGCCAGCAGTGCAGCAG GTTCCATCAATTGCCAGAATTCGACCAAGGAAAAAGGAGTTGCCGGAGGCGCCTTGCTGGCCACAACGAGCGGAGGAGGAAGCCGCCTCCGGGCCCTTTACTATCATCGCGCTATGCAAGCCTTTCTCCTTCAGTGTTGACTGGAGGAGGTCTGGAGACGGACTTCAGCGCCTACTCCACGTTCGGTGGAAGAGATCCGTGGCCGGACTCATCAAAACAACGCGGGCTTGCAGACCAAACCACGAGCACGGGAAACTTCCAGCTTCCATGGCAGATGAGCTCACAAGCTTCTCCACCCAATCTTCTGCAAGGCTCCACAACTAGGTCGAGTTACGCCGCTGCAGAGGACTGTTTCAGTGGAATCTCCGACTCCACCAGTGCTCTCTCTCTTCTGTCAAACGAGCCATGGGGCTCGAGAAGCCAAGCCTTGGATCTTGGGGTCAGCAGCTTTCTTGCCGCTGCCAATGGTGCAGCCGGAGTGGACCCCGGCACCCCCGTCGGTCGATACTCCTCCTGCCCTTCATGGGACTTCAAAGGTGATCACTCCCTCCATGAGATGCCCCCTGATATGGGGTTGGGGCAGATTTCTCATTCTCACCCTACCAACACTCCGTACAGCATGGACCTAGGGTTGGCTCGACCGGGCGACGGACGACGCCATGAACTCGAGCCGTCCGGTGGCTATGATTCCTCCGGCCACCACATGAACTGGTCACTTTGA
- the LOC130988895 gene encoding squamosa promoter-binding-like protein 17 isoform X1: MEKGSSSSSSSSGGGGADSINGLKFGKKIYFEGVGSRIGGGEEEEAAPPRSPAKKGRTAVVQGGQPPRCQVEGCMVDLSDSKAYYCRHKVCGEHSKSPMVIVAGLEQRFCQQCSRFHQLPEFDQGKRSCRRRLAGHNERRRKPPPGPLLSSRYASLSPSVLTGGGLETDFSAYSTFGGRDPWPDSSKQRGLADQTTSTGNFQLPWQMSSQASPPNLLQGSTTRSSYAAAEDCFSGISDSTSALSLLSNEPWGSRSQALDLGVSSFLAAANGAAGVDPGTPVGRYSSCPSWDFKGDHSLHEMPPDMGLGQISHSHPTNTPYSMDLGLARPGDGRRHELEPSGGYDSSGHHMNWSL; encoded by the exons atggaaaagggctcatcctcttcttcttcttcatcaggTGGTGGTGGGGCTGACTCGATCAATGGCTTGAAGTTTGGCAAGAAAATCTACTTTGAAGGTGTGGGTTCAAGAATTGGTGGtggggaggaggaggaggcggcgccgccgcgcTCTCCGGCCAAGAAGGGAAGGACTGCGGTGGTGCAGGGAGGGCAGCCGCCTCGATGCCAGGTGGAGGGGTGTATGGTAGATCTGAGTGATTCCAAGGCTTATTATTGTAGGCACAAAGTTTGTGGTGAGCACTCAAAGTCTCCAATGGTGATTGTTGCTGGCCTTGAGCAAAGGTTTTGCCAGCAGTGCAGCAG GTTCCATCAATTGCCAGAATTCGACCAAGGAAAAAGGAGTTGCCGGAGGCGCCTTGCTGGCCACAACGAGCGGAGGAGGAAGCCGCCTCCGGGCCCTTTACTATCATCGCGCTATGCAAGCCTTTCTCCTTCAGTGTTGACTGGAGGAGGTCTGGAGACGGACTTCAGCGCCTACTCCACGTTCGGTGGAAGAGATCCGTGGCCGGACTCATCAAAACAACGCGGGCTTGCAGACCAAACCACGAGCACGGGAAACTTCCAGCTTCCATGGCAGATGAGCTCACAAGCTTCTCCACCCAATCTTCTGCAAGGCTCCACAACTAGGTCGAGTTACGCCGCTGCAGAGGACTGTTTCAGTGGAATCTCCGACTCCACCAGTGCTCTCTCTCTTCTGTCAAACGAGCCATGGGGCTCGAGAAGCCAAGCCTTGGATCTTGGGGTCAGCAGCTTTCTTGCCGCTGCCAATGGTGCAGCCGGAGTGGACCCCGGCACCCCCGTCGGTCGATACTCCTCCTGCCCTTCATGGGACTTCAAAGGTGATCACTCCCTCCATGAGATGCCCCCTGATATGGGGTTGGGGCAGATTTCTCATTCTCACCCTACCAACACTCCGTACAGCATGGACCTAGGGTTGGCTCGACCGGGCGACGGACGACGCCATGAACTCGAGCCGTCCGGTGGCTATGATTCCTCCGGCCACCACATGAACTGGTCACTTTGA
- the LOC130988896 gene encoding uncharacterized protein LOC130988896, with protein sequence MQLQLQFNSSFSLILQSFSTLNNSISALEDPCLAAMADSADKPLEPPPPTTPTSAAAAYHLHPRREPFEHGLLPIPKLIFTDGAQALSQLKSALLSSDSDHRVNLDTLARVLQIPIEQSRLIIETISSVLHDESDPLLKAGVSKEIDSIGVNVFDLLIFLYIQSYKRLLPKGHRDSAAVADVWPSTSAFDGFLSALSPLQLVRSNNRRFIPSQADEEAHQLSYLQKHIGNILSLLADSTEGEGDDSLVLSMDKFEHLGFLMYFGEKGIAKIPLSQSTPFFANSDPDMPAAPVPASQVLDWLLQSISSTQEHISDRVSPKENGPSSSDQDVQMADVGTTSLKPSISPRGPSFIEGVSKSSCVKQASDLKGTTVKVVNCHESVIYILAPLRYATVYGCSDATIVIGAVGKAIRVEHCERVHLITAARRICIANCRECVFFLGVNQQPLVVGDNHKLQVAPYNTFYSQLGEHMNQVGVDPNINRWDESIALGAVDPHDSLSHPAGVSDAQAESATRVDPDQFTDFVIPNWLEGEQSGSTKDNPFPLPDTYLASKQKKTKSLDEVKQMLKESQLEETRKRELSSALHACFKDWLYASGNIRQLYCLHGE encoded by the exons aTGCAACTACAACTCCAATTCAATTCATCTTTCTCCCTAATTTTACAGTCATTCTCTACTCTCAATAACTCCATTTCTGCCCTCGAAGATCCCTGCCTCGCCGCCATGGCAGATTCCGCCGATAAACCATTAGAGCCACCGCCACCAACCACCCCTACCTCCGCGGCCGCGGCCTACCACCTCCACCCGCGGCGGGAGCCCTTCGAGCACGGCCTGCTCCCAATCCCCAAATTGATCTTCACCGATGGCGCGCAGGCTCTGTCGCAGCTCAAATCAGCCCTCCTCTCATCCGATTCCGATCATCGGGTCAACTTGGACACCTTGGCCCGAGTCCTTCAAATTCCGATCGAGCAGTCGCGGCTGATAATCGAGACAATATCCTCGGTTTTGCATGACGAGTCTGATCCGTTGCTGAAGGCCGGAGTTTCGAAGGAGATCGATTCAATTGGGGTCAATGTGTTTGATTTGCTCATATTTTTGTACATACAGAGTTATAAGAGATTGCTGCCGAAAGGGCATAGGGATTCTGCAGCTGTCGCCGATGTCTGGCCGTCGACGTCGGCTTTTGATGGGTTTCTATCCGCCCTCTCGCCGTTACAG TTGGTGCGCAGCAACAATCGTAGGTTTATACCATCTCAAGCAGATGAAGAGGCCCATCAGCTGTCCTATTTGCAGAAGCACATTGGCAatattctttctctcttggcagATTCCACAGAAGGGGAGGGTGATGACTCTCTG GTCTTGTCCATGGATAAATTTGAGCATCTTGGGTTTCTGATGTACTTTGGGGAGAAGGGAATTGCTAAAATTCCTTTGAGCCAAAGCACTCCTTTTTTTGCAAATTCAGATCCTGACATGCCTGCTGCTCCTGTCCCTGCATCACAAGTTCTCGACTGGCTTCTCCAAAGTATATCCTCTACCCAGGAGCATATTTCTGATAGAGTTTCCCCGAAAGAAAATGGGCCCAGTAGTTCTGATCAGGATGTTCAAATGGCTGATGTTGGCACTACTTCCTTGAAACCGTCAATCAGTCCAAGAGGTCCAAGTTTCATTGAGGGGGTCTCCAAATCGTCATGTGTTAAACAAGCATCTGATCTTAAGGGTACAACTGTAAAG GTTGTCAATTGTCACGAATCAGTTATTTACATTTTGGCACCACTCAGATACGCAACAGTTTATGGATGCTCTGATGCAACTATTGTCATTGGAGCCGTTGGCAAG GCCATTAGGGTTGAACACTGTGAACGTGTTCATCTGATTACTGCAGCAAGACGTATCTGCATAGCAAACTGTCGCGAATGTGTATTCTTCTTGGGGGTTAATCAGCAACCCCTCGTTGTTGGTGACAATCATAAATTGCAG GTGGCTCCATATAATACATTCTACTCACAACTGGGGGAGCACATGAATCAAGTTGGAGTAGACCCTAACATCAACAGGTGGGATGAATCCATTGCACTTGGAGCGGTTGATCCCCATGATTCACTATCACATCCTGCTGGTGTATCAGATGCACAAGCTGAATCTGCTACACGCGTGGACCCTGATCAATTTACCGACTTTGTG ATTCCAAATTGGTTGGAAGGTGAACAATCTGGTTCCACAAAAGATAATCCTTTCCCTTTACCGGATACATACCTTGCATCTAAGCAGAAAAAG ACTAAAAGCTTGGATGAAGTTAAGCAAATGTTGAAGGAATCTCAACTTGAAGAGACCAGGAAACGGGAGCTGTCAAGTGCTCTCCATGCATGTTTCAAGGACTGGTTATATG CTTCAGGCAACATCCGCCAACTTTATTGCTTACACGGTGAATGA